GAGGCGGATCTACCGTCAAGTCTACGCGCCTTTTCCCCCTCATCACTTCATGATTTTGAATATAAAAACATTGGTCTGGTTCAACCCCAACTTTTTTGCTTTCTCGCTTGAACGTAGTCGAACCAAAACACTCGCAATCAATCTGCAATTCTTCTAACAATAATTTTATCATGTCACCAATCAGTTCTTTATCTACCTCATGTTCTGGCAATGGCATCCTAATCTCCAATATTCCTTGGCTGTAAGCTAATCGATTGGCACGATGTTCTCCAAGTTCTGCCAAAATTGCTTCAAATTCTTGCCAACTGACATCGTGCAGCAGCACTCGCTGTCCTGGCGGAATATTTATCTGTCTGAATTGAACTGTTACCATATTAAGAGGTTTAATTAAAAATTAAACTCGCTATTCTTCATTCTTTCACTTGCGGCTAGTAATCTTGAAGAACGCCAAAATCCACAAATCTTACCCCAGTCCCGCCGAAAGGTTGGCCACCATTATTCCAATTGAAATCGCTAATCCGCAACAGAATCGCACCCAACTGCACATCTGGATTGTAACGCAAAGTAATCCCGTAAGTGCGGCGGCTGTATTCCAAAAAATAATCCGTACTGATACTTTTATTAGTATCCAAATTAATAGCAGTTTGAAAACCGATCCGAAACGGGCCGTAAAGTTGCTGCGTCACACCAAAAGAAAGTACTCTTTCATCAACAACGCGATCGAAAAAGAAAGGCGATTCACCATTTCTTAACACCCGTGTCAAGCGGAGATTAAACCCGGTATAATCTAGAACAGGCTTAGAAAAATGACCGAATTGTCCTAACAAAACAATGCTACCCGTAAAAGTACTTTGAGTTTCACCGTTGCTATACAAACTGGTAGTACTGGTAACACTGGGAACTAAAGAAACAAAAGGAATAACAGGAACCGGCGTATATCGCAAACCCTGAGATGCAGTTGCAGGTAAAGCTTGTCCTCGCCACAAACGGATACCGCGATTGATAGAAACGCTAGCTTGGTAGCGACCTAAGCTAGTGCGGTTATTTGTCCGCACAGGTGCAAGCAATTCCAGACGATCGGTATCCGCATTAATATACTGAGCCCCAACTTGATAAGTCAAATTAGCCCCTGTTTTCGCCAAAGGAAAAACGGGGGAAGTCAGCACACCGCCGATCGCTTGTTGTACAGTTTGATATCCCAAAGACCCATTGAACAATTCAT
This region of Aerosakkonema funiforme FACHB-1375 genomic DNA includes:
- a CDS encoding Uma2 family endonuclease, with product MVTVQFRQINIPPGQRVLLHDVSWQEFEAILAELGEHRANRLAYSQGILEIRMPLPEHEVDKELIGDMIKLLLEELQIDCECFGSTTFKRESKKVGVEPDQCFYIQNHEVMRGKRRVDLTVDPPPDLAIEIDVTSKTQLEAYEVLQVTELWRYENNKLQINILQEGKYIGSQSSPIFPELPIIELITEFVAQSVTLGRSPTLRAFRDRIRQLIRN